In Amyelois transitella isolate CPQ chromosome 5, ilAmyTran1.1, whole genome shotgun sequence, one DNA window encodes the following:
- the LOC106142286 gene encoding dynein axonemal assembly factor 3 homolog: MFWGISPALDLQQEYLRYGDDSAYELNFLVIGGSDARHLIKTLAEAYRHTRRYMNLFVIDGCPELVARQLLLLSLSLEKTTRCGLLEKTRRFLEIYGNLLLRPPTSRYLIAKARQLVGMITNPDYMNCLLPCISIEQMKYRERDYMENLLNFWTTGNTNQFNACELWEHRIRLSLGVRYDNRVGVYDWDFHMRLRENASQICFQEYKHFREHGVAFTWLETEVCRPNVSLAAGVYKCGDRYLHRGYLGDMVTSPYVAYGLDSEDKDLLKSSHGVNYKRATDVSERNVMRLLYELENRERFDADVMNIDSKQNLGMVVLSDFDAKISETGPEAPLLLREDRNTYINVDYGKVHFLSPSALEHYPHKPQFQGLFHGVFIGQNMLSRIKPSVWSMARDDAIVIMESRKYMVELKRDDVKAFGDQIQQAAAAAQGEKTGSFDPQTDDFARFLIRRRSESSDFSA, translated from the coding sequence ATGTTCTGGGGTATCAGCCCGGCCTTGGACTTGCAGCAGGAGTACCTCAGGTATGGGGACGATAGCGCTTATGAACTGAACTTCCTCGTGATAGGTGGTTCCGATGCGAGACACCTCATCAAGACCCTGGCCGAAGCCTATCGGCACACCAGACGATATATGAACCTTTTCGTCATCGATGGATGTCCCGAACTGGTTGCGAGACAGCTTCTTCTCCTATCTTTGAGCTTAGAAAAGACTACGCGATGTGGCTTACTGGAGAAAACAAGACGCTTCTTAGAGATATACGGAAATCTCCTTCTACGTCCTCCGACCTCAAGGTATTTAATCGCTAAGGCGAGACAACTAGTTGGCATGATAACTAACCCTGATTATATGAATTGTCTCCTACCTTGCATTTCTATTGAACAGATGAAATATCGAGAGCGAGATTACATGGAAAACCTTCTCAATTTTTGGACAACAGGTAACACGAACCAGTTCAATGCCTGCGAACTGTGGGAGCATCGGATCAGGCTCAGTCTCGGTGTGAGATATGACAACAGAGTGGGAGTGTACGATTGGGATTTCCATATGAGATTGCGTGAAAATGCCAGCCAGATTTGCTTCCaagaatataaacattttagagAGCATGGAGTAGCTTTCACTTGGCTCGAAACTGAAGTGTGTCGTCCGAACGTGAGTCTAGCTGCTGGAGTCTACAAATGCGGTGATCGATATCTCCACAGAGGATATCTAGGGGATATGGTCACATCTCCTTACGTAGCTTATGGATTAGATTCTGAAGACAAAGACCTGCTGAAGTCATCGCATGGAGTAAATTACAAGCGAGCTACGGACGTGTCAGAGCGTAATGTCATGAGGCTTCTTTACGAATTAGAAAACCGTGAACGATTTGATGCTGACGTCATGAATATAGATTCCAAACAAAACTTGGGCATGGTTGTTCTCAGCGATTTCGACGCAAAGATTTCTGAGACAGGTCCCGAAGCCCCTTTGCTGTTGCGTGAGGATCGCAATACTTACATTAATGTTGATTACGGTAAGGTCCATTTTCTATCGCCGTCAGCTTTGGAGCATTATCCTCATAAGCCGCAGTTCCAAGGGCTGTTTCACGGCGTGTTTATTGGTCAGAACATGCTTTCTAGGATTAAACCTAGCGTTTGGTCGATGGCTAGGGATGATGCGATTGTAATTATGGAGTCTCGGAAATATATGGTTGAATTGAAAAGAGATGATGTGAAGGCATTTGGAGACCAGATTCAGCAGGCCGCAGCCGCAGCTCAGGGTGAAAAAACTGGGTCATTTGATCCACAAACTGATGATTTTGCTAGGTTTTTGATTAGACGTAGGAGTGAAAGTTCTGATTTTTCTGCGtga